In Methanothermobacter sp., the genomic stretch CTTGTAGACATCTCTTACCTCCTTGGGGATCTTTATCCAGCGCTCCATTGACATCTCCTGCTCAAGGACACCCCTTGAGAACACCCTTGGAAGGTTCTCCAGATTCTTTCCACCCTCCGGGTTTCTGGGTTCTGGTAGTGGTGATGGCAGGTCCGGGTTGATGTTATACCATTTCTTGGGTATTTCGTTTTCGTCAAGAACGATCTTGTTCATGATATCACCTTAGATTTCATGATATTATTATCAGCATTTACATGCATGATGTCTCTTCAAAGAACTATTTAAAACTTTACAGTACACATCTGTACATTTAGGAAACGGTTAATAAATGGGGGGAAGATATGATTCCCATATGAAGATACTTGCAGTTGATGTGGGTGCAGGGACCCAGGATATAATGTACCATGACACGGCAGTTGATAGAATTGAAAATTCCATAAAGATGGTAATGCCTTCACCCACAAGGATAATCGCAGAAAGGATCAGGGGAATCACTGAGGACATCTTCATTCATGGTCAGACAATGGGTGGGGGACCCGTAAGCAGGGCCATAATGGAACACATTGAGAAGGGTTGCAGGGTTGTAATGACCCCTGAGGCAGCAAGGACCATCAGGGATGACCTTGAAAGGGTCAGGGCAATGGGGATAGAAATATCTGACAGGAACCCGGGCCTGAGGAGGGTGAAGTTGGGGGATCTTGATCTAGAGGCCATAGGTGGGGCCCTGGGACACTTTGATGTTGAACTGGAGATTGACTTCCTGGGGGTGGCTGTTCAGGACCATGGTGCAGGTGGTGATATGGGTGATAGGAACTTCCGTTTCATGAAGATCAGGGAGAAACTCAGAGAACCATTGAAACCTCAGCAGTTCTCATACCTCGGCGACGTACCCGATTACTTCACAAGGATGAAATCCATTGAGGAGGCACTTGATTATCCTCTCCTTATGATGGACTCCAAGTTCGCCTCAATAGCAGGGGCACTCCTTGACCCCGCAGTGGACTCAGAGGGGCCTCTCGTCGCTGTTGATGTGGGTAACGGCCACACACTGGCAGCCAGCATACTGGATGGCAGGATACATGGGGTCATGGAGCACCACACAAAAATGCTGTCCCCTGAGAAACTTGAGGAACTCCTCCTGAAACTCGCCCATGGTGAGATAACCCACCAGGAGGTCCATGGCGACGGAGGTCATGGTGCCCATGTCCTTGGGGGAGTGGGTGAGCCTGAGGTGGTTGTTGCAACTGGTCCACAGAGGAGTATTCTCGATGAAACATCCCTCAGGGTCCACCATGCTGCACCTGCAGGGGACGTCATGATGACAGGGCCCGTGGGCCTCATAGGAAGCATAGAATACAGGGTGGTGATGCAATGATGGGTCCAGGGAACATGAGGGCAATTGTTAAGGTGGTTTCATGATAAGGATTGATCCACACATACACACGGTATACTCAGGGGATGCAAGGGGAACACCACGGGATGTGCTGAAGAGGGCATCCCATGTGGGCCTCGATGCAGTTGCGATTGCAGACCACAATACAATGAAGGGATCATGGCTTGCAATGGAGGACTCAGCAGAGTTTGGGGTCACGGTGGTCCCTGCAGTGGAGCTCAGCACATCCGCCGGTCACATAGTGGCACTGGGTGTGCAGGAGGAAATAAAGAGGGGCCTCACACCTGCAGAGACCCTGGATGAGATACACTCACAGGACGCACTTGCCATAATCCCACACCCATTTGTCAGGTACAGAAAGGGACTCTTTGTGAACGAGAGAAACCTCCGTGTTGATGCAGTTGAAACCCTTAACTCCCGCTACATAGTTGGGTACTCCAACTGGAGGGCGAGAAAATTCGCAAGAAAGAGGGGCATCCCTGAGATAGGTGCAAGCGACGCACACTTCGTGGAGGCCGTTGGAAGCTCATTCACGATTGTAGAGTCTGAAAATACGGCTGATGATATAATTGAAGGTATAAAGAGGGGTAGAACCAGGCCAGAGGGAAGAAGGACACCTCTTCCACTGATTGTGAGGGAGGTAATCAACAAAAAAATCATAGGCAGGATGAGAAATGATATCTGATCTTCAGAAGTTCCTGGAGAGCAACTTCTTCTACCTCCACCCTGGCTACACACCCCTCAACACGGTTGTTTTCGGCCTTGTACTCGGGGCTGTTGTTCTCATCATACTGAGGATGTTCAGGTGGCTTAAAAAGGACCCCAGGGAACTCCTGGTGCCACTGCTTCCCTTCATATTTCTAGGGTCAGGTGCAAGGGCCCTTGTTGATAATGGAGTCTATCCACTCACCCATCTCCTTGTGACCCCAGGCATATACATCCTTGTGGGACTTACGGCAATAGCAACGCTTCTATTCTCAGTTAAACTTGAGAAACTTTATGGATGGGATTACAGAAAGCTTGTATTTGCTACAGGGGCGGTTCTTTCCATTCCAAACATCATAAACATGCAGAAAATTAATGCCGTACCATTTTTCTCTGTACTGGGAGTGTTCATGGCATCGGCAGTCCTTCTCTATATAATAAGTATTAAATGGGAACTTCTAAGGGAGAGGATGAACCTCTATGTGGTATACGCGCACATTTTTGATGCATCCTCAACCTACGTTGCGGTTGACCTCTATGGCTATGCTGAACAGCATGTCCTGCCATCGGCATTCACGGCCCTGACCGGCACTGCCCTTGTGATGTTCCCCCTCAAGATAGCGGTCATACTGGCGGCTCTCTATTCCATTGACAGGTACGTTGAGGAGCCAGGGGACTCGGCTCTACTTAAACTTGTGATATTCATACTTGGCCTTGCACCGGGCCTCAGGAACTTTTTGAGTCTCAGCATGGCGGTTTAAATATCCAGGACCCTGTCTCTGACAGCAGAGCCCTTCTTCTAACTTTTAAGTTATAACTTATAAGTCTGCTGTGTAAAAGCTTTTAATTGTGGCAGCATATAGATCATGATAAAAGGCCAGACCACGGGGAATTTAAATGTACATAGAAGAGGTTAAACCGGAAATGAAGCTACCTGAGACGGTTAGAATATTTGACACAACACTAAGGGACGGTGAGCAGACACCTGGAGTGGCGCTCACGGTGGATGAGAAGATATGCATAGCAAGGAAACTGGACTCCCTTGGAGTTGACACAATAGAGGCAGGGTTTCCTGCAGCCTCCCCGGGGGAGATGGACTCGGTAAGGAGGATAGCTGACCTTGATCTTGATGCGAATACCTGTGGTTTGGCAAGGGTGCTCAGGGAGGACATAGACGCTGTTATTGACTGCGGCGCTGATTACATACACACCTTCATAGGGACCTCACCCCTCCACAGGAAGTACAAGCTCAAAATGTCCCCTGAGGAGATAATAGACAGGGCGGTATTTGGGGTGGAATATGCGGTTGAACATGGGCTCAGGGTGGAATTCTCTGCCGAGGACGCCACGAGGACAGAATTTGATTACCTTGTGGAGGTATACAGGGCCGCAGAGGATGCAGGGGCTGATATGATAAATGTGCCGGACACAGTTGGGGTGATGATACCCCGGGCCATGAACCACCTCATAAGGGGCCTCAGGGATGAGGTCAGGACACCCATAAGCGTCCACTGCCACGATGACTTTGGACTGGCCGTTGCAAACTCTCTTGCAGCGGTGGAGGCCGGCGCATCACAGGTACATGCAACTATCAACGGGCTCGGTGAAAGGGCAGGAAATGCAGCCCTTGAGGAGGTTGTGATGGCCCTCATAACCCGCTATGACCTCCCACTCACCATAAAGACAACGGAACTTGTGAACATCTCGGAATTCGTATCAAAGATAACAGGGGTTAGGATGCCCCCCAACAAGGCAATCGTGGGTGAAAATGCCTTTGCGCATGAGGCAGGTATACACGTCCATGGGGTTCTTGAGAAGGCAGAGACCTATGAACCCATAACCCCTGAGATGGTTGGCCACAAGAGGAGGATAGTCCTCGGCAAACACACAGGGGCCAACGCCCTCAGATCAAAGCTTCAGGAATACGGTATAGATATGAACGAGGACCAGTTCTGCACCCTCTATGAACAGGTCAAAAGACTCGGTGATAAGGGTAAAAGGATCACTGACGCAGATCTTCGGGCAATGGCGGTCACGATCCTTGGAAAGGCAACAAGGGAGATCGTGAAGCTTGAGGGCATAGCGGTGATGACAGGTGAGAGTGTGATGCCAACAGCCACAGTTAAGCTGAGGATAGGAGATGAGATCAAGACAACAGCAATGACCGGTGTGGGACCAGTTGATGCGGCCATAAACGCCATACAGAGTCTTGTAAGTGAAACAGCAGATATAGAACTTGATGAATACAACATAGAGGCAATAACAGGAGGTACCAATGCCCTTGCAGAGGTCTTCGTTGTCATGAGTGACGCCGAAGGCAACAAGGCAACAGGAAGATCCACAAGGGAGGATATAGTAATGGCGAGTGTGGAGGCGGTTCTCGATGCAATCAACAAGATCCTGAGCCTCAAATAGGTGTTTCGATGGAGCCAGTATCAACATGTAAACTCTTCGGGGCTGTAAGGGCTGTTTCAGGCATCCGCAATGCCGTACCGCTCATCCACGGCCCCAGGGGCTGCGCATACCACATTGGATACCTTCTGAAGGCAAGGGGAGGTAAAAGGATAAGGGTTCTATCAACAGAACTCACTGAATCAGACGTGGTATTTGGAGCCACCGATAAACTCAAAAAGGTCATAATTGACGCTGACAGAACCCTTAAACCGGAACTCATAGCTGTTATGAGCTCCTGTGCAACAAGCATAATAGGTGAGGATATAGGTAGGGCTGCAGAGGAGGTTAAGGGGGAACTTGATTCTAAGATCATAACCATCAGTGCAGGGGGTTTTGAGTCAAACCAGGGCGAAGGATATCTCGAGGTTATGATGGCACTCCTTGAGTCCATTGCAGCTGATGCGAAACCATCAGATGAGCCATCAATCAACATCATAGGTGAGTTCAGGGGCGGCCCCGACCTCAAACATATTGTGGATACCCTTGGCAGGATGGGTGTTTCTGTGAACTGTGTTCTTACATCCGGGAGCACAGTCGGTGATATTGAGGGGATTTTGTCCGCCCATCTGAACTATTCCTTCTGTGATGTATCAGGGATAGGGCCCTGCAGGTTTCTTGAGAAGGAATTTGGGGTACCCTTCATCCACCACCCCATCCCCCTGGGATTCTCAAACACCCTAAGGTTCTATGAGGTGATACTTGAACACCTCAGCATTGATTACCCCCTTCAGGATGAAATCGGTGAATACGCTGAGGAAAGGGATCGTCTGAAATCGGAACTGGAGGGTGTGAGGGTTGGTATAGTCTCAGGGCCCACAAGGGCTGTTGGACTCGCTGGATTTGTAAGTGAACTTGCAATGAAACCGGCTCTGGTGGCAATGGACATGATTGGTGAGTACACACTTGAGAACCTCTCTGAAACTGGCCTGAGGTCGGAGGTTCTGGTTGGGGCTGATCTCTCTGAGCTGGAGGATGCGCTTATCAGGAATGAACCTGAGGTCATACTCGGTGGAGTTGCAGAGACACGGTTTTCAGAATCACTTGGAGCGCCACTTATTGATGTTATGCATGGCTCTGCCCTCACTGCAGGGTTCAGGGGGGCCGCTGTAACTGGGGGCAGGATACTTGAAGCTGTTAAGTCCAGAAGTTATTAAATTTTTTAATTAGCATATCACAAACTTTATATAATGCAGGGTTTCTATCTTTATTACAGACACTCTTGGAGGTTAAGTGATGTCAGAGGAGAATGTAGTATACATCGGAAACAAGCCTGTAATGAACTATGTTCTGGCCGTAGTGACTCAGATGAACGGTGGAACCAGTGAAGTGATCCTTAAAGCCCGTGGAAGAGCTATAAGCAGGGCTGTTGATGTTGCAGAGATTGTCAGGAACCGTTTCATCCCAGACATACAGATAGAGAACATCGACATATGTACAGAGGAGATCATTGGTAACGAGGGAACCGCTACCAATGTTTCAGCAATAGAAATCCAGCTCAAAAAGGATTAGGGATATAAAAGATGGAAACCACAGGTTTCCATTCTTTTATATTTTATATGCACTGAATTTTCAGGACATCTGCTCTTTATCAGTTATTCAGAATAGTCATTGCCTTCTCACTTAACCCCCCATACTTTATCAGAAATTAAGAAAGTTTTAATACTATTTTACTCAATAATCAGTTTAATATCTCACTTTCATAGAATTGTAATAGTTTATTCACATATTCTGGAGATCATGATTATTTTTTCAAGGTTTTTCAGTACTTTACCAAACTACTTATGGCATCATGGACATAAAGAGACTCACTCCTCAAACTTTATAAATTTGAGGGGTATGAATAAATATTTTCTCTGAAAAAGGAGGGGGGATGAATGAATAGGAAATTCAGGGCCTCCCGGTCAACTGGACCGGTAGGTCTTGGGCTGGTGGCACTTCTTTTAGTGTTAGTCCTAACAGGCACATCCTCTGCGGAAAGCGGAGGTCAGGCCGGGACAACACTCACAGCAAGTGTCACTGCAAACACAAGCTATGTGAAGGAATACACATGGCAGATCCACAAGAACGTCACACCCGACAGCTGGGACATCTTTAAGGGAGACTCAGCCACTTCAGAGTACACAGTAGGTGTTGAGAGGGAAAACCCGACAGAGAGGGCATGGATTGAGGGCAACGTGACTGTACACAATGGTGGGGGTGTTTCTACAGAGAATCTCTCAGTTATACTGGAGCTGAGGGATGGTATACCACCACCAAATGACCTTATAGGGGTTTATCCACTGGATATATCATCGAATCCTGTTCTTGATCCAGGAGAAACGGGGACATACCCATACAGGATTTACCTCACCCCTGAACAGGCACACCCAGGGGGTAACTACAAGGTGACTGCGAATGTTACAATTACAAACCATTCCGGGCGCCTCGGAACACCCTTTGGACCGGGACCATCAGCAACGGCAACACTCCCTGCATCACCGGTGACGCTGAATGAGTGCATACATGTTGATGACACAAGTGGAGAGTCATGGCTCTTTAACGACTCCGGATCAGTTACATACACCAGGCGGTTCACCGGGGCCGGAACCTACAACAACACGGCCACGATAAGGGAAACCGGTCAGAGTGCCAGTGCATCTGTCCAAGTTAACGTATATGAGCTGATGGTCTCCAAGAATGCCACAACGTCCTACACCAGGACCTACAAATGGAACATCAGCAAGGAGGCCGACTTAACAGAGGTTACAGTGAACATGGGGGACACGGTAACGGTGAACTACACGGTGAACATTTCAGCTGATACCGGAACAGACAGTGACTGGATGGTGGGAGGCACCATCACAGTGTTCAACCCTGCACCCATTGCCGCTGTAATAAGCTCCGTCTCTGATACCGTATCACCAGGAGTTTCGATGAATTTAACCGGCGCAGCGTTCCCATGTGTACTTGAACCAGGCGGTACACTTGTCCTCAACTACATGGGAAGTCTGCCTGATGGTTCTTCAAGGGTTAACACTGCAACGGTGGTTCAGCAGAACCATGACCACTACCTGGACAGTTCAGATACGGCTGGATCTACAGAGTACACCGCAATGGCTGATGTGAAATTCGGTAAACCTTCAGAACTTGTTGATGAATCTGTAACTGTATCCGACGACAGATGGGGCTACCTGGGAGTCATCAATGTGGGCAGTGACATAATGCCCGGAGAAACCTACACATTCAACTATTCTGTGGTCTATGGACCCTACAATGCACCTGGACTTTACACAGAGGTTAATGAGGCATCATTTGTAACATGTGATACCAGCACGGGGGGATCAGACTCATGGCTGGTTGATGTATATGTGAGGAGCCCTTACGGTACACTGACAATAGGCTACTGGAAGACACACGCCGGTTTCAATGGAAACAACCAGGATGCTGTAACACCACTCCTTGGCACGGGTTTATGGCTTGGAACTGCCGGTGGAGATAGGAGTGTACTTGTCACCACCCCTGAACAGGCTGTGAGAATCCTAAGCTTCAATGGCTCAGCATCCAATGGAATAAACAAGCTATATGCACAGCTACTTGCAGCAAAACTGAATATACTCAACGGAGCCTATGCTTCCCCACAGGTTCTCAGCGTGATTGCCCAGGTAGATGCTTTCCTAGCAACCCATGATGCGTCCAGCTGGAGCAGTCTCAGCAAAAAGGATCAGCAGAAGGTCCTTCAGTGGATGAGTATGCTGGATAAATACAACAATGGAATGCTCTAGGCATTCCATAAAACTTTTTTTAGAGTTTAGCATAATTCTAGGATTTCATAAAAATTTTTAGACCTTCTCTTTAAACCAGAGTACATTTTTTGCGGCTGCTGAGACCTCACTGAACCTGCTGTTAAGGAACTCCACCTTATGGATTGAGATCCTTATGACGTTCATATCCACGGGGAGATTCCTCATGGCCTCAGTATCTAGGCCCCTTAGATTATAGATCCTTTCTGATTCCTCTTCATCCAGTATCTCCACGGCACCGGTTATCTGCATCCCAGCCAGGTTACTCATGGATGTGTAGTCCTCGTAAACTGCAACAGAGGCGTTACCGTTCTCAAGGATACCGGCGAATTTCTCCCCACCCTCACTGATCACGTATATGGACTCACCGTCATACACGTATTCAAGGGGTGTTGCCCTTGGGCGGCTGTCATGGCAGGTTGCAAGGACACATGTGTTATGGGACCTCAGAAACTCATCAATGGATTCACGGAGTTCATTCTCATCAATGTCAGTCATAAGCGAGTCCCTGATCTCTTTAAGTTCAAGGGCAACCTCAATCACCTCTGAGATATCAAAGAGGTCATAATCCTTAATTTCAATTCCAGCAACCTCTGAGAATCTCCTGAGATCCTCAAGATCCCCATCAGAGAGTCTTTCAAGGATCATGCGCCCACCAAGTGTGGCTGAATGGACAGCACCCCCAAGAAGTTTTTCAGCCTCACTGAGGGCCCTTCTACCATCATCCGGACTCAGGGAAACCGAGAAGATCGCCACGGGTTTATCACGAAGCCAGGGATTTTTCTTTATAAAATCGGTTATCCTGTCGTGTAAACGGCCCCTGTAAACCCCTGAACCGATAACGAAGAAGTCAAATTCCCTGCCGTCTTCCGGAAACTCGCCTGTGGTGCAGCACCTTGAGGGCCCGAGTATTCTCCCGATGGCTGATGCAGCCTCCTCTGTGGAGCCGTAGGTGCTCTCATAGATTATGAGTGTCCTGAACATACCTTCACCTTCAGCTTTTTAAATAAAATAAGGGTTTATTTCCTCACAACCCTTCTTATCACAGCACCAGCCCCTATGATGGCTATTATTATCACCACCACATAGTATGCGAATGGTGAGGTGGGACCCTCCTTCTTCTTGGAGTCAAGGGCGTAGATGTAGCCGTTTTCGGTTGCAAAGTAGATGGTCTTGCCGTAGACTACGGGCGATGAACTTGCCGGTGAGCTGAAAAGATAGTAACCCGGTGAGTAGCTCCACTCCTCCTTCCCTGTGTACTTGTTGAGGATGTAGAGTGTCCCGTCATCTGAGCCCACAGCCACCATGTTCTCGAAGAGGGCTGGCGTTGATCTCACGGCCCCACCTGTTTTGAATGACCATTTCAGGGTACCCGTCCTTGTGTCAAGTGAAGTCACGTTGCCATCATCGCATCCAGCAAAGAGGCTGTTCTCCTCTGTGTCAATGGCGGGTGTTGACCTGACCCTCTCACCTAGGCTGTACCTCCAGACCGTGCTTCCATCGGACTCTGATAGGGCATAAATGTTCCCGTCATCTGACCCCACGTAGATGGTTCCGTTCCAGAAGGCCGGTGATGAAATGACCTGGTCACCGGTTGTGTAGCTCCACTTCTCCTTCCCGTCGGACTCTGATAGGGCATAGACATTACCGTTGCATGATCCAAAGTAGACGGTTCCGTTCACCACAAGTGGTGATGATTTAACAGCCTCCCCGGCATAGAACTCCCACTTTTTTGAGCCATCATCTGCGTCAACTGCGTAGAGCCTGCAGTCATCTGACCCCACATATACGGTGCCTCCGCTAACTGCAGGGGATGACTCTATCCTGTTTCCTGTTTTAAATTTCCATTGGAGGTCACCGGTGTCTGTGTCTATGGCGTAGAGGTATCCGTCTCCTGAACCCACATAAAGGGTGCCGTTGACCACCGCAGGGGATGATACAACCGCACCGCCTGTCCGGTAGCTCCAGACAACTGAACCGGTCTCGAGGTTCACCGCATAAACCTTTCCGTCGACTGAGCCGATGTAGGCAACTTTGTTGAATATTGCGGGTGATGACTTTATCCCACCTATGGAGATATACCATGTCCTTGCTGAGAAGTCACTTGGCTCCTCAGAGAAACCTGTGCGCTGCTGGTCCCCATGGAAGAGGGGCCAGTCTGCAGCTGATACAGGACTTAAAACCATCCCAATGATTATAAGTGCCGCAATTAAACCTTTTCTCATCATATTACCACCTGAAATTTAGTATTAACCTAAATGTCCCTGTTAAACCTGGTAACCCCCATTGCAAAGAACAGGAGTGTGAATCCCACAAGCACGGCCAGGTCAAGCCAGATGTCCCCGACACCCGCACCCTTCAGCATCACTGACCTCAGAGCGTCGTTGGCATAGGTGAGGGGCACCAAGTAGGCCAGCTTCTGGAACACCCATGGCATGGTCTCGATGGGGTAGAAGACCCCTGATACAAACATCATGGGCATTGCAAAGGGCATAACCATCTGCATATAGTCCTCCTGGGTCCCCACCCTCGCTGATATCATTATTCCGAATCCCACAAAGCACAGTGCTGTGAGTACAAGTAGAAGGACTGTAAGGAGCATGCCGCCGTTGATCTTTATTCCAAAGAGCATTATGGCCACACAGAGTAGTAAAAATGCTCTTCCACTTTCTATAACCAGTTTTGAGATTATTTTACCCCCAACAACTGTTGAAACGCTTGTAGGGGTCATGAAGAGACGTGCGAGTTCTCCCCTCTCCCTTTCACCTGCAATTGACTGTCCCATACCGAACATGCAGGAGAACATTATGGTCATTGCAAGTACCGCGGGCACCAGGAAATCCATGTACTTGACGTCCCCGTAGATCCTGTCAACCTGGAAGTTTATCGTGTTTACGATGCTCTGAAAGCCCGTTTCCATGGGGGTTGAATTCTGGTTCTGAATATTCACAGAGGGGCTCTGCATCTTCTGAACCGCAATTTCACCTGAAAGCCTGCTGAAAAGCGCCTGGGTTGCAGGTACCAGGGCCTGACTTGCCAGCTGGTCAGATGAGTCAAGGTACATGACCACTGTTGGCTCGTCTGTGAGGTTGTCATAGTTTGGGGGCAGTATTATTGCCGCCTTGACCTCCCCTGCATCCACCATGTCCCTTGCGGTTTCAGGGTCCTTCATGATATCCTTAATATCGTAGAGGCTCATGTTCCTCATTTCAGCGACGGTCTGGTCTGTGAGGGGCCCGCTGCTCTGTTCAACTATAACCACCGGTATGTTTTCCAGTGTACCGCCCATACCGTAACCGAAGAGGGTTATCATGAGTATTGGGAACAGTATGATTGATATGAGGCGGGGTTTGTGCCTCCAGAGGACTATGAGGTCCTTCTTGAGCATCCACATTATCTTCTTCATTTCCATAACGGTTACCTCCCTGTAACCTTCATAAAGACATCCTCAAGTGAGGGGTCCCTAGTTGAAATTGAGCTTATCCTGGCATTGTTCCTTATAACTGCCCCGAGGACATCATTTATGGCAGTGTCACACCTCTCATCCAGTTCAAGTATTATCCTGCCGGTGTGGTGCCTTTTAACCTCCAGTGTAACCGGCAGGGATTCAAGTTCAGCTATGAGTTCATCACTGAGGTCGGTGATCAGCATGCTGAGCTCCTTACCGGCGCAGGTCCCGGCTTTTTTCATTTCCTCAATGACCCTTTTTTCGGATTCAGGGGTCTCCTCCTGTATCCTGTCAAGTATGGTACCAGTCTCCCGTGCCCTTAGGGATTCCTCTTCCCTTATAACGGTGTCCTTGAGGTCCTGGGGTGTGTCAAAGGCTGCAAGCAGCCCCTGATTTATTATACCCACGTAGTCACAGAGGAGTTCAACCTCGTACATGTCATGGGAGCAGAGTATGATAGTGTGGCCGCTGCTGTTCAGTTCCTCAATGAGGTCCCACAGCACCCTCTTTGTTGTCGGGTCCAGTCCTATGGTTGGTTCGTCGAGGAAGAGTATGTCTGGCTGGTGTATCAGGCTTGCAACCAGTGAAACCTTCTGCTGCTGTCCCCCTGACATCTGTCCAACGGGTTTATCTGCCGCGTACTTTATGTCAACCAGCTCCATGAGTTCATCGATC encodes the following:
- a CDS encoding DUF1786 domain-containing protein; translation: MKILAVDVGAGTQDIMYHDTAVDRIENSIKMVMPSPTRIIAERIRGITEDIFIHGQTMGGGPVSRAIMEHIEKGCRVVMTPEAARTIRDDLERVRAMGIEISDRNPGLRRVKLGDLDLEAIGGALGHFDVELEIDFLGVAVQDHGAGGDMGDRNFRFMKIREKLREPLKPQQFSYLGDVPDYFTRMKSIEEALDYPLLMMDSKFASIAGALLDPAVDSEGPLVAVDVGNGHTLAASILDGRIHGVMEHHTKMLSPEKLEELLLKLAHGEITHQEVHGDGGHGAHVLGGVGEPEVVVATGPQRSILDETSLRVHHAAPAGDVMMTGPVGLIGSIEYRVVMQ
- a CDS encoding PHP domain-containing protein, whose product is MIRIDPHIHTVYSGDARGTPRDVLKRASHVGLDAVAIADHNTMKGSWLAMEDSAEFGVTVVPAVELSTSAGHIVALGVQEEIKRGLTPAETLDEIHSQDALAIIPHPFVRYRKGLFVNERNLRVDAVETLNSRYIVGYSNWRARKFARKRGIPEIGASDAHFVEAVGSSFTIVESENTADDIIEGIKRGRTRPEGRRTPLPLIVREVINKKIIGRMRNDI
- a CDS encoding DUF63 family protein, giving the protein MISDLQKFLESNFFYLHPGYTPLNTVVFGLVLGAVVLIILRMFRWLKKDPRELLVPLLPFIFLGSGARALVDNGVYPLTHLLVTPGIYILVGLTAIATLLFSVKLEKLYGWDYRKLVFATGAVLSIPNIINMQKINAVPFFSVLGVFMASAVLLYIISIKWELLRERMNLYVVYAHIFDASSTYVAVDLYGYAEQHVLPSAFTALTGTALVMFPLKIAVILAALYSIDRYVEEPGDSALLKLVIFILGLAPGLRNFLSLSMAV
- a CDS encoding 2-isopropylmalate synthase, encoding MYIEEVKPEMKLPETVRIFDTTLRDGEQTPGVALTVDEKICIARKLDSLGVDTIEAGFPAASPGEMDSVRRIADLDLDANTCGLARVLREDIDAVIDCGADYIHTFIGTSPLHRKYKLKMSPEEIIDRAVFGVEYAVEHGLRVEFSAEDATRTEFDYLVEVYRAAEDAGADMINVPDTVGVMIPRAMNHLIRGLRDEVRTPISVHCHDDFGLAVANSLAAVEAGASQVHATINGLGERAGNAALEEVVMALITRYDLPLTIKTTELVNISEFVSKITGVRMPPNKAIVGENAFAHEAGIHVHGVLEKAETYEPITPEMVGHKRRIVLGKHTGANALRSKLQEYGIDMNEDQFCTLYEQVKRLGDKGKRITDADLRAMAVTILGKATREIVKLEGIAVMTGESVMPTATVKLRIGDEIKTTAMTGVGPVDAAINAIQSLVSETADIELDEYNIEAITGGTNALAEVFVVMSDAEGNKATGRSTREDIVMASVEAVLDAINKILSLK
- a CDS encoding nitrogenase component 1, which codes for MEPVSTCKLFGAVRAVSGIRNAVPLIHGPRGCAYHIGYLLKARGGKRIRVLSTELTESDVVFGATDKLKKVIIDADRTLKPELIAVMSSCATSIIGEDIGRAAEEVKGELDSKIITISAGGFESNQGEGYLEVMMALLESIAADAKPSDEPSINIIGEFRGGPDLKHIVDTLGRMGVSVNCVLTSGSTVGDIEGILSAHLNYSFCDVSGIGPCRFLEKEFGVPFIHHPIPLGFSNTLRFYEVILEHLSIDYPLQDEIGEYAEERDRLKSELEGVRVGIVSGPTRAVGLAGFVSELAMKPALVAMDMIGEYTLENLSETGLRSEVLVGADLSELEDALIRNEPEVILGGVAETRFSESLGAPLIDVMHGSALTAGFRGAAVTGGRILEAVKSRSY
- the albA gene encoding DNA-binding protein Alba, with translation MSEENVVYIGNKPVMNYVLAVVTQMNGGTSEVILKARGRAISRAVDVAEIVRNRFIPDIQIENIDICTEEIIGNEGTATNVSAIEIQLKKD
- a CDS encoding pyridoxamine 5'-phosphate oxidase family protein produces the protein MFRTLIIYESTYGSTEEAASAIGRILGPSRCCTTGEFPEDGREFDFFVIGSGVYRGRLHDRITDFIKKNPWLRDKPVAIFSVSLSPDDGRRALSEAEKLLGGAVHSATLGGRMILERLSDGDLEDLRRFSEVAGIEIKDYDLFDISEVIEVALELKEIRDSLMTDIDENELRESIDEFLRSHNTCVLATCHDSRPRATPLEYVYDGESIYVISEGGEKFAGILENGNASVAVYEDYTSMSNLAGMQITGAVEILDEEESERIYNLRGLDTEAMRNLPVDMNVIRISIHKVEFLNSRFSEVSAAAKNVLWFKEKV
- a CDS encoding PQQ-binding-like beta-propeller repeat protein; the encoded protein is MMRKGLIAALIIIGMVLSPVSAADWPLFHGDQQRTGFSEEPSDFSARTWYISIGGIKSSPAIFNKVAYIGSVDGKVYAVNLETGSVVWSYRTGGAVVSSPAVVNGTLYVGSGDGYLYAIDTDTGDLQWKFKTGNRIESSPAVSGGTVYVGSDDCRLYAVDADDGSKKWEFYAGEAVKSSPLVVNGTVYFGSCNGNVYALSESDGKEKWSYTTGDQVISSPAFWNGTIYVGSDDGNIYALSESDGSTVWRYSLGERVRSTPAIDTEENSLFAGCDDGNVTSLDTRTGTLKWSFKTGGAVRSTPALFENMVAVGSDDGTLYILNKYTGKEEWSYSPGYYLFSSPASSSPVVYGKTIYFATENGYIYALDSKKKEGPTSPFAYYVVVIIIAIIGAGAVIRRVVRK
- a CDS encoding ABC transporter permease, which translates into the protein MEMKKIMWMLKKDLIVLWRHKPRLISIILFPILMITLFGYGMGGTLENIPVVIVEQSSGPLTDQTVAEMRNMSLYDIKDIMKDPETARDMVDAGEVKAAIILPPNYDNLTDEPTVVMYLDSSDQLASQALVPATQALFSRLSGEIAVQKMQSPSVNIQNQNSTPMETGFQSIVNTINFQVDRIYGDVKYMDFLVPAVLAMTIMFSCMFGMGQSIAGERERGELARLFMTPTSVSTVVGGKIISKLVIESGRAFLLLCVAIMLFGIKINGGMLLTVLLLVLTALCFVGFGIMISARVGTQEDYMQMVMPFAMPMMFVSGVFYPIETMPWVFQKLAYLVPLTYANDALRSVMLKGAGVGDIWLDLAVLVGFTLLFFAMGVTRFNRDI